Below is a window of Agrobacterium vitis DNA.
GTAATATTCCGGGCGGGTGAAGACGACGCCAAACAGGAAGTCGTTCCAGATGCCGGTGACCTGAAGGATCATCGCCACCACGAAGATCGGCAGCGACATCGGCAGCATGATCCGCAGATAGATCTGCCAGAACCCTGCCCCATCGATCCGGGCCGCCTTGAACAACTCCTCCGGCAGCGAGGCGAAATAGTTGCGAAACAGCAGCGTCAGGATCGGCATGCCGAAAATCGTATGGACGATGATCAGGCCTGTGAGGCTGCCATAGATGCCAATTTCGCGCAGCACGATGACGATTGGATAGATCATCACCTGATAGGGAATGAACGCGCCGATCACCAGAATGGAGAAGAACAGTTCCGCCCCCTTGAAGCGCCAATTGGCCAGCGCATAACCGCTGACGGAGGCAATGGCGATCGACACCACGGTCGAAGGCACCATGATGCGCACCGAATTCCAGAAACCGCGCGACAGGCCGTCACAATTCAGTCCGGTACAGGCCTGGCTCCAGGCTTTCACCCAGGGCTCGAAGGTGATTTCCATCGGCGGCGAGAAGATATTGCCCATCCGAATTTCCGGCATGCCCTTCAGCGAGGTAACGACCATCACGTAAAGCGGCAGCAGGTAATAGGCGGCGGCCACGAACAGGATGCCGTAGAGCATGATATTGCGGCGCGACAGGATGGGCTTCGGTTTGCGGCCCGTAGGCCCTTCGCCAAGGCGTGATGCCACAGGACGCACGGTTGAAGCTGGCGTGTTGAGAGCGGAATGATCAGCCACGTTTGCGCCCTCCAAATTCCAGATAGGCCCAGGGAATGATGATGATGGCGACAGTCACCAGCATCATCGTCGAAGCGGCAAAGCCCTGCCCCAGGTTTTGCGCCTGGAACATATAGTCATAAACATATTTGGCAGGCACTTCCGAGGCGATGCCGGGGCCGCCACTGGTTTGCGCCACCACCAGGTCATAGACCTTGACGATACCGCTGGTGATAATGACAAGCGTGGTGATGAACACCGGTCGCATCATTGGAATGATGATCAGCAGATAGGTTTTCCAGGTCGGAATGCCATCGACCCGCGAGGCCTTCCAGATGTCTTCATCAATGCCGCGCAGGCCAGCCAGCATCAGGCACATCACCAGGCCGGTTCCCTGCCACAGGCCTGCGATCAGAATGCCATAGATCACCAGTTGCGGATTATAGAGCGGATCGAAAGTGAAGCTGGGAAAGCCCATGCTGCGCACCACCGACTGCACGCCAAATTCCGGGTTCAGCACCCATTGCCAGACAAGACCAGTGACAATGAAGGACAGCGCGAAAGGGTAGAGAAAGATGGTTCGAAACAGGTTTTCGAACCGGATTTTCTGATCCATCAGCGCTGCCAGCAGAAAGCCGATCACCAGACTGAAAATCAGCGAGAAAAAGCCGTAGACGGCCA
It encodes the following:
- a CDS encoding carbohydrate ABC transporter permease; this translates as MMATGQTKRPVRLFRNLNAKIASIPMILVAVVIFLGGSVWTVVYSFTNSKLLPRLNFVGLDQYDRLWSSARWLISIQNLAVYGFFSLIFSLVIGFLLAALMDQKIRFENLFRTIFLYPFALSFIVTGLVWQWVLNPEFGVQSVVRSMGFPSFTFDPLYNPQLVIYGILIAGLWQGTGLVMCLMLAGLRGIDEDIWKASRVDGIPTWKTYLLIIIPMMRPVFITTLVIITSGIVKVYDLVVAQTSGGPGIASEVPAKYVYDYMFQAQNLGQGFAASTMMLVTVAIIIIPWAYLEFGGRKRG
- a CDS encoding carbohydrate ABC transporter permease is translated as MADHSALNTPASTVRPVASRLGEGPTGRKPKPILSRRNIMLYGILFVAAAYYLLPLYVMVVTSLKGMPEIRMGNIFSPPMEITFEPWVKAWSQACTGLNCDGLSRGFWNSVRIMVPSTVVSIAIASVSGYALANWRFKGAELFFSILVIGAFIPYQVMIYPIVIVLREIGIYGSLTGLIIVHTIFGMPILTLLFRNYFASLPEELFKAARIDGAGFWQIYLRIMLPMSLPIFVVAMILQVTGIWNDFLFGVVFTRPEYYPMTVQLNNIVNSVQGVKEYNVNMAATILTGAVPLIIYFVSGRLFVRGIAAGAVKG